In Lolium rigidum isolate FL_2022 chromosome 7, APGP_CSIRO_Lrig_0.1, whole genome shotgun sequence, the DNA window GCCCCAAATTGCACCACAGGAGTCTTAAAGTGGATGACGAGATTGACTCTAACTCTTCTTATATTTGGTGGATTCGATCATGGTTCGACTTGTGGGCATAGAGAAAAGGCCCATGCCACATGAAGAGTTAGAAAGCTTCCACCAGATTAATCATTATTTTTTCTACACATTTCCAAGTAATGCAAGGTGAGAAAGTAAACTTGAAAGGGCCTCTATTGatatgctcatttgtcatgttactGTTTTAGGTTACTCTTTAATAGAACAAAAGTTCAGAGACAAATGTTGCAAGCACCAGATTCACTCAAAAGTTTGTTCCGCCAATTTTGTTTTCGTTAAATTCATTTTTTCATGGGCTTATTAATTATGTCATGTATGCTGTGCCAATATATTTATCAAATCAGCGATGAAAATATTTTCTTAAATACGGTCGTCTAGCATCAATCTGCAGTTGTAGATGAGCCTAGGAGTTTTTTTTGTCCTACCCAGACTTCATGAACGATCGTTTGGTTCTTTATCAAGAACCGGCAGGAGATGTGCACGTCGTTATATTAAGCTTTCGGAATGATGGTTTTGTTCTCGTTGTCCTCCATCAGTATGGCTTTGTTGGCAGCGACAATGTCCGTTGGCAATGCTAATTCGCTGCACGCAGCACGCTAGATCAGAGCGACATCCTCGCTCGTATATATGCTTGGCGCGATTTCCAATCTTCATCATACACCGTTGTCAATTCAGTAAGATTTTAATACTCTACATGTCTTTGTAAAATCTTAAATGGCCGAATTTCTGGATGTTATCCATTGCTAGCAAGTTCCATTGTGGTTTATGGGCAAATTTTGCGGCCTTCGATCTCAGTTATATATTTCCATTTGTTCCGGGTTGTATTGCATTTGCATCTCTAGATTCAATTACcccgtgttttttttttttgcatctccaGATTTGTTTCAAGTGAAGTCTTCACAGTTGTATAGTATTGAGTTTGTATTCATTTAAGTAATATTTTCTTGAAGATTTATTTAGAGTTTAGACGTAAGGAAATCTCAAGGGTGACTGAAGATTATAAAATCCGACGTGTGACTTGAGATTAGCAGAACAGTCTTAGTATATAGCATCTTCGAAATACTCGTTTGTCGATCTTACATACATACTTTGTCagtgaaagtttctgatagtgcaGATGCATTAGCAAATCACTAAGTACATACttgtccaagacaatatatgcaaACTCAACTCTATGCGTACAGGCTACTGTTAGTCAatcaaaagaagcaaaaaaaaaaaaaaaaaaactagttcaGTCCCTTCAGTGTTTAGCTTTTAAAAACTTAGATCAGAGTTTAGCTGCCACCACTATTCGCCTTGGCTCATTCCGCGGCACTCTTCCCATCACCATCGGCCGACGAGGAGCCAATGCCGACCTGCAGCCACGGCGTGGTTTCGCCTGCTGTGCTGTCGTCCTTGAGATCACTAAGCCTGGCCTTCTTGACGGTCGTGCTGTCCGCCTCGTCCTCAGCGCCGCCCGAGGCAGCTACAGCATCGTCAACACCGTGGCTGCTCGTCGGGGCCATCTTGTTCTGGTTGCTGGGGTTGCTCGGTACCGCCACTGGTTGGAGGAAGAGCGAAGGTGCAGCTGCATCAAGATGCAGCGAGCTGGTTCCGACCTCGGCGACCCTCGCGCTAGCAATCGCCGTCAACGGGTTAGCCGCGATGGTGAGATCCAGCACCGGCTCGGACGCGTCCACCATTGGCCGGAGAGTGAGCTGGTGGCCGGAAGCCGCGACAAGGCCTTCAGCTGTCAGGGGTGCGATGTTGGCGTGTTCCCCTGTGCCCGAGGTGAGCCAGTGGCAGCGCTTGTGGCCTCCGAGCGCCTGGCCAGAAGAGAAGAGGCGGTGGCAGACGGAGCACTCGTGCATCTTGGCCTTCTTCTTGCCCGGTGTAATTGCCAGTGCCGGATCATGGTCGGTGGTCGTGATGGCCATTGACAaggatggcgcggcggcggcctcgctCGTACCGGCATGTGTTTCGCCAGCAGTGACATCGACGTTCGTTCTGGCGTCAGCGCTGCCGCCTGCATTGACTTCGACGGCAGCGGCTGCACTGCCCTTGTCATCATCGAGcccggaggcggccggcgcgTGGTGCATTGGCTCAATGACGCTGCTCTCGGCCTTGGCGGCGAAACATCCCTTCACCTTCTTGTGGCTGGCACGGTGCCCGCCCAGAGCTTGGTGCGAAGTGAACACCTTCTTGCATGCCTTGCACTCGAACATGCCACGTGGCACGGGGGAGGCGTACAGCGGCGCTGGCAACGCCAAGGGCATCACCATCGCCTGCTCCGGCGCCGGCATGACGAACGAGATGGGTTGCGGCTGTTGAGGCATTCTCACGTGGTCCTTGCTCGCCGATGCGCGCCTCGGCTGCGTGTCGACCTCGGAGACGCCTGCCTGATCGgccttgcacgacgatagcatgacGAGGCAATTGGccaggtcctcctcctcgtcctcgcctgCGGGCATATCATCGCCTCCTTCGGCGGCCAGCTTGGCGCGACGGGATCGCTTCCCTTTCGACCACTCAGTGGCCAGCGACACGTCGTCCTCGCCGTCCGCCACGGAGAGTGGCGACGAACGCGGCGAGCCCTCCGTGTCCTCGTTTTCGCCGGAGTTGCACTTGCCGTGTTCTAGGAACAGCTCCATCGACGAGAACTCCTTCCCGCAGTTCTTGCACACCTGACAGCCCCTGGTCAGGCGGTTAGGATTCGCCCGGAGCGCGTAGacgtgcgtcgtcgtcgtcgccgtcgatggCCCATCTTCCCCTCCAGCACCGCGCGCGCGCGGCAcgggctcgtcgtcgtcgtccgcggCACTAGGCCCGTCGTCGCCGACGGCGTGGGCCCTCATGTGACCACCGAGCGCACTGCCGCATGTGAAGCCCTTGTTGCAGACTCTGCAGAAGTGCTTgtacgccgccggtggcggcgagGGACGAGGCGGTGATGGCGAAGACGGCATCTGGCCATGGTACACGCTCAAGAAGATGCAACCGGTGATATGGAATCACACGACGGCGTCAACATGTAGTTGGAGGAAGAGTGGTGAAACGATCTAGCATGTGGAAACACAAACACCACATACCAAAGACGACGACGGAGAATCAGATATGCGCGCTCGGCTTGGTTGGTTGCGATGATGGCCGATGGGAGCAGCAATGCAACCGCAGCTCTCGTCTCTAACAACAACGACCGTTGCAAACTGTCACAAGTGCATGTGGGTAACTAGGTTTATATAGAGCTGCCATTGCCATGGCCATGGTCTGTGATAGCTGTTAGCAAGTGATGACAAGTGTTTGCGGCTTTCAAGGTCCAAACTTCCCAAATGGGTGGTCTGTGGGCGCTGACGCGCTTGTCAAGTGATCACTTTCAAGGGCAACCAGCTGGTTCTGGTGGAGGTCAAGCTTATTTTGAGGAGATCAGGGAGAAGGTCAAGATGAACCAATACCGTGTTTGCAAAGCCTGACCCCATCTGAATCTTGAAGGAACTAGGCAACGTTGCCCACAAATTGTGCACATCCATTGGAGGTTTATCCGTACAGCCTGTCTCCGGGACTCCGGATCACCCCACGGATATAGGAGCACGAGCCTGTGAACTGATTATCCCTTTTGCTAATTCTTAGCTCTGGATTGATTGTAGTATTGGTTGTTTCATTGTTTTTGTAGCCTACATTCGCGTTCTGCCTCATCTTTGTCGGGCTGGCCCGTTTAGGTGTACTTTGTAGCCTTTTTGTTTCTTGGTGAGCTGCCGGATTAATGGGCTCATTATTTGAAGAGGGCCGATTTGCTGCCTGGATTTTTTAAGCCTGGATTTTTTAAGAGggcctttttttttgaaattatcaaAAAAAAACTAGGATTTTTGTTTTTGTGTTCTACCTTTTTGTGCTATTTTTCTCTTGCGTGCAATTGCACAATTGCATATACGTGTGTAATTGAGAATTTATGTTTTTTAGTGCAGTTACATTTAGATGCGTAATTGTGCAAATGTGTGGAGTTGGAAACcattgccattgttttgtatgtgCCATAGTGCGCAATTGTTCTTCACCTTCAAGTTATATATTTATTTTACTTATAAAATAATTgaaacaattttttttgttattGGTAGTGTCAAATGCAACCCATTTGTGAGTCCCTTAAGGCAACAAGACTTCTCGCGCATCTAGGGTGTGCTTGGTTGCTCGCACTAGTTTGGGGCTCCCTAGGCAGATGACCTAGTTGAGTGTGGTTGGGCTCTTGCATGCTCCTGGGTATGTTTTGTAGCTTCCTTAGTGGCCCGTTTTGCATGAATGGTCCAATGACTACTTGTTGCTCG includes these proteins:
- the LOC124671456 gene encoding zinc finger protein 646-like, translating into MPSSPSPPRPSPPPAAYKHFCRVCNKGFTCGSALGGHMRAHAVGDDGPSAADDDDEPVPRARGAGGEDGPSTATTTTHVYALRANPNRLTRGCQVCKNCGKEFSSMELFLEHGKCNSGENEDTEGSPRSSPLSVADGEDDVSLATEWSKGKRSRRAKLAAEGGDDMPAGEDEEEDLANCLVMLSSCKADQAGVSEVDTQPRRASASKDHVRMPQQPQPISFVMPAPEQAMVMPLALPAPLYASPVPRGMFECKACKKVFTSHQALGGHRASHKKVKGCFAAKAESSVIEPMHHAPAASGLDDDKGSAAAAVEVNAGGSADARTNVDVTAGETHAGTSEAAAAPSLSMAITTTDHDPALAITPGKKKAKMHECSVCHRLFSSGQALGGHKRCHWLTSGTGEHANIAPLTAEGLVAASGHQLTLRPMVDASEPVLDLTIAANPLTAIASARVAEVGTSSLHLDAAAPSLFLQPVAVPSNPSNQNKMAPTSSHGVDDAVAASGGAEDEADSTTVKKARLSDLKDDSTAGETTPWLQVGIGSSSADGDGKSAAE